A single window of Sporosarcina sp. FSL W7-1349 DNA harbors:
- a CDS encoding ABC transporter ATP-binding protein has product MIEVKNVKKEFIQGQETTQVLKGIDLNIGEGEFVAIMGPSGSGKSTLLQLLGGLDLPSEGDIYINQTNVSTMTEKERTLFRRKYMGFIFQNYQLLPTLTVEENIAFPLHADGSLTKEKNSIILDLLDSVGLKGLGRKRANLLSGGQQQRVAIARALVNHPAVLLADEPTGNLDRHKAEEILALMLRFNRESNQTIIMVTHDIFAAGFADRIILFKDGMIDQVIARKDDDYAKYMANFMA; this is encoded by the coding sequence ATGATTGAGGTCAAGAATGTAAAAAAGGAATTTATACAGGGGCAAGAAACAACCCAAGTGTTGAAAGGTATTGATTTGAATATTGGGGAAGGAGAATTTGTGGCTATAATGGGGCCAAGTGGTTCCGGTAAAAGTACGTTACTTCAACTTTTAGGTGGTCTTGATCTACCTTCTGAAGGAGATATATACATCAATCAGACTAATGTAAGTACGATGACGGAAAAGGAAAGAACGCTATTCCGCAGAAAATACATGGGTTTTATATTTCAAAATTATCAGCTTCTCCCTACATTAACGGTAGAAGAAAATATTGCTTTCCCTCTTCATGCGGATGGCAGTTTAACTAAAGAAAAAAATTCAATTATTTTAGATTTACTGGATTCTGTGGGATTGAAAGGACTAGGCCGAAAACGAGCAAATTTGCTGAGTGGTGGTCAACAACAACGAGTCGCTATAGCCAGGGCGCTAGTCAATCATCCTGCCGTTTTATTGGCTGATGAACCAACCGGAAATTTAGATAGACATAAAGCCGAAGAAATCCTTGCATTAATGTTACGGTTCAATCGAGAAAGCAATCAAACCATCATAATGGTTACACATGATATTTTCGCGGCTGGTTTTGCAGATCGAATTATTCTTTTTAAAGATGGAATGATTGATCAAGTGATTGCTAGAAAGGATGACGATTATGCTAAATATATGGCGAATTTCATGGCGTAA
- a CDS encoding VOC family protein — protein sequence MTKKNQNIVPHLWYDKEAKEAAAFYASIFPDSRITNETTVHDTPSGDAELVSLELWGQKFMAINAGPFFKFNPSVSFFVNFDPSREKHASEKINEVWNKLSEGGTVLMPLGKYPFSEKYGWIQDKYGLSWQLILTNPEGEERPTIIPSLLFVGDQCGKAEEAIHFYLSVFKNAKQGLLARYPQGMEPDKEGNIMFSDFMLENYWITAMDSAMDHQFSFNEAISFMVYCDTQEEIDDYWEKLSAVPEAEQCGWLKDKFGVSWQIVPSEMEEMMTSGTPEQIAHVNQATLTMKKLDLAELQKAYEGI from the coding sequence ATGACAAAAAAAAATCAAAACATCGTTCCACATTTATGGTATGACAAGGAGGCGAAGGAAGCAGCAGCGTTTTATGCTTCCATTTTCCCGGACTCCAGAATTACAAATGAAACAACAGTCCATGACACACCATCCGGTGATGCCGAACTAGTTTCATTAGAACTTTGGGGACAAAAATTCATGGCAATCAACGCGGGTCCTTTTTTCAAATTCAATCCGTCGGTGTCTTTCTTCGTAAATTTTGACCCATCCCGAGAAAAACACGCGAGTGAAAAAATAAATGAGGTTTGGAATAAATTGTCCGAAGGTGGAACTGTGTTAATGCCGCTTGGTAAGTATCCATTCAGTGAGAAGTATGGCTGGATTCAAGATAAGTATGGTTTGTCGTGGCAGTTAATCCTTACGAATCCAGAAGGGGAAGAGCGGCCTACGATCATACCATCGCTATTGTTTGTCGGGGATCAGTGCGGCAAAGCAGAAGAAGCGATCCATTTTTATTTGTCCGTATTTAAGAATGCAAAACAAGGCCTTCTTGCGCGCTACCCCCAAGGCATGGAACCTGACAAAGAAGGAAACATCATGTTTTCTGATTTTATGCTTGAGAATTATTGGATAACCGCAATGGACAGCGCGATGGATCATCAATTCAGTTTTAACGAGGCCATCTCATTTATGGTCTATTGCGATACACAAGAAGAGATTGATGACTACTGGGAAAAGCTGTCCGCGGTTCCTGAAGCCGAGCAATGCGGTTGGCTGAAAGATAAGTTTGGAGTGTCTTGGCAAATTGTGCCGAGCGAAATGGAAGAGATGATGACGAGTGGCACACCGGAACAAATTGCGCATGTTAATCAGGCAACTCTTACAATGAAAAAGCTTGATCTTGCGGAGTTACAGAAAGCATACGAAGGAATATAA
- a CDS encoding cell wall elongation regulator TseB-like domain-containing protein translates to MLNWIKFITTFLLALTIAITIIVLYNANKPFADVEQAAIDSVLKTGQLKDVKRADAYQGSSTWVTVRGVDGDGVEKAVFVGREPEKTYQEVKLAEGITAKTAIQTVQKELDVKKVLHAALGMEEVGPVWEVAFTSKDGKLNYVYVLFESGQWWKRILNL, encoded by the coding sequence ATGCTGAATTGGATCAAGTTCATCACCACTTTCCTATTGGCATTGACGATCGCCATTACGATCATCGTGCTGTATAACGCGAACAAGCCATTTGCGGATGTGGAGCAGGCGGCAATCGACTCCGTCCTGAAGACGGGGCAGTTGAAAGACGTCAAGCGGGCGGATGCCTATCAGGGGAGCAGTACCTGGGTGACTGTCCGGGGAGTGGACGGTGACGGCGTGGAGAAAGCTGTATTCGTCGGCCGGGAACCGGAAAAGACTTATCAGGAAGTAAAGCTTGCTGAAGGGATTACCGCAAAAACCGCAATTCAGACGGTTCAAAAAGAACTGGACGTCAAAAAGGTGCTCCATGCGGCACTCGGGATGGAAGAAGTCGGCCCTGTCTGGGAAGTCGCCTTCACGAGCAAAGACGGCAAACTGAATTATGTCTATGTCCTATTCGAAAGTGGACAATGGTGGAAAAGAATTTTGAATTTATAA
- a CDS encoding ABC transporter permease, translating into MLNIWRISWRNITQNRKRFFISLLGIILGIAFVTSMLIADKTTNAVFDYYEQMYVANADYWVLSDEHTYSEDMVSSVLTSPAVTGTLLALDKQAFFELEGDQSINQRSVRITGVNDQNSSLLKLPVIEGTLDNEGLVIPDVVADLLHKKVGDTIRFTDLGEAKVSAIVEYTQLLASPSDWEGAKSSNFRIMAPLDLLRDWTGMDHELSYVRFQTNEEGEQLFHSLQEEFRNSNVYIQPVVADDRQSNDIGGLYTFFYLIAGLSMFISGFIVFNMIYTSVMERKKEFAIMKSLGYLHSSVSKLILIEVILMSIIGTAIGVPIGIWLGDLFMQTLLGVFEFDMVYTLNWKMPTVAAVIIGIVFPIVFSLFPIYHAGKTSVLLTLKMENQTRPSTKRFLFRAVTGIGLLSFVWINHPVSYVAIVASIILLFPFLLLGLNRIVKPLLKICFGYPGRLAAQNLTQQLNRNANTAAILAIGIAVILLLSAVIESAPEGYENEIRNTYGGDLRLTSEAPWSNEDIAKLLSYDSVANAEPLTEATPITWETIEGEKRQFSIFAIDREGPTLFESSAKEKLYNGLTKEPSILLGERAFDEWGGNVGERIYMNTPSGTQQMEVIDVVKTSNYSGYVAFMDEDHVNNEFGWANSFDMLLTLQDGYTVEPLRDQLWLDFSNHLSKVETVEDEINSTTSALTGMNELILIMLVLIIGLASIGTANTLLMNTLERTSEIGTMRALGFTKQQVKKMIMGEGLLIGLSGVMGGVLSGVILLYITSQSELLKGFISFQIPLGNSILALIAGVSLSLFASWISSATASKINIISTLKEG; encoded by the coding sequence ATGCTAAATATATGGCGAATTTCATGGCGTAACATCACACAAAATAGAAAACGATTCTTCATTTCACTGCTTGGAATTATTTTGGGTATAGCGTTTGTAACATCTATGTTAATTGCAGACAAAACAACAAATGCTGTTTTCGATTATTATGAACAAATGTATGTGGCTAATGCGGATTACTGGGTTTTAAGCGATGAACATACGTACTCTGAAGATATGGTTTCGTCAGTTTTAACGAGTCCAGCTGTAACGGGAACATTGCTTGCGCTAGATAAACAAGCATTCTTTGAACTAGAGGGCGATCAATCCATAAATCAAAGATCCGTACGAATTACAGGCGTAAATGATCAAAATAGTTCTTTACTTAAACTTCCTGTTATTGAAGGGACTTTAGATAATGAAGGATTAGTAATCCCAGACGTTGTTGCAGATCTGTTGCATAAAAAGGTTGGAGATACCATTAGGTTTACCGATTTGGGTGAAGCGAAGGTTTCCGCCATTGTTGAATATACGCAGCTACTTGCAAGCCCGAGTGACTGGGAAGGTGCGAAATCATCAAACTTCCGAATTATGGCTCCACTCGATTTGTTAAGAGATTGGACTGGTATGGATCACGAGCTTTCATATGTAAGATTTCAAACGAATGAAGAAGGGGAGCAACTTTTTCACTCGCTCCAGGAAGAATTTCGGAATTCAAATGTATATATTCAACCAGTGGTCGCGGATGATCGACAAAGTAACGACATTGGGGGGCTTTATACATTCTTTTATTTGATTGCCGGGTTATCCATGTTTATCAGCGGATTTATTGTTTTTAATATGATCTATACAAGTGTGATGGAAAGAAAAAAGGAATTTGCAATCATGAAGAGTCTTGGTTATCTTCATAGTTCCGTTTCTAAACTTATACTGATTGAAGTAATCCTTATGTCCATAATCGGTACAGCCATTGGGGTCCCTATAGGAATTTGGCTTGGAGATCTGTTCATGCAAACTTTGCTAGGTGTGTTTGAGTTTGACATGGTTTACACTTTAAATTGGAAAATGCCTACAGTCGCAGCAGTAATAATCGGGATTGTATTTCCTATTGTTTTTTCTTTATTTCCTATTTACCATGCGGGAAAAACCTCGGTGTTACTGACATTAAAAATGGAAAATCAAACGCGTCCATCGACGAAGCGATTTCTTTTTAGGGCTGTCACGGGGATAGGTTTGCTTTCTTTTGTATGGATCAATCATCCCGTCTCCTATGTAGCTATTGTAGCAAGCATCATTCTGTTGTTTCCATTCTTGTTACTGGGTCTGAATCGGATAGTCAAACCTCTTTTGAAGATATGCTTTGGCTATCCTGGTCGTCTGGCAGCTCAAAATCTGACACAACAATTAAATCGAAATGCCAATACTGCCGCTATTCTTGCCATTGGGATCGCAGTGATCTTATTATTAAGTGCTGTTATAGAATCGGCTCCTGAGGGTTATGAAAATGAAATCAGGAATACGTATGGAGGCGACCTAAGACTTACATCAGAAGCGCCTTGGTCTAATGAAGATATAGCAAAACTGCTATCATACGATTCTGTTGCAAATGCTGAGCCTTTAACGGAAGCTACGCCAATTACATGGGAAACAATCGAGGGAGAGAAGCGACAGTTTTCTATTTTTGCTATAGATAGGGAAGGACCTACCTTATTTGAGAGTTCTGCAAAAGAGAAATTATATAATGGGCTAACCAAGGAACCATCTATTCTCCTTGGTGAAAGAGCTTTTGATGAATGGGGCGGCAATGTGGGAGAAAGGATTTACATGAATACTCCTTCAGGTACACAACAAATGGAAGTCATTGACGTTGTAAAAACTTCGAATTACTCTGGCTATGTCGCATTTATGGATGAGGATCATGTAAATAATGAATTCGGATGGGCGAATAGTTTTGACATGCTACTCACTTTACAGGATGGATATACTGTTGAACCATTACGGGATCAGTTATGGCTAGATTTCAGCAATCACCTCTCAAAAGTTGAAACGGTTGAAGATGAAATTAATTCAACAACTTCAGCATTGACGGGTATGAACGAGTTAATCCTCATCATGCTTGTGTTAATCATCGGGCTAGCTAGTATTGGTACAGCAAACACTCTATTAATGAATACTTTGGAACGCACTTCCGAGATCGGGACAATGCGAGCGCTCGGTTTTACGAAACAGCAAGTTAAAAAGATGATAATGGGAGAAGGTCTACTGATAGGATTGTCGGGGGTTATGGGAGGCGTACTTTCAGGTGTGATTTTGCTTTATATCACTAGCCAATCCGAACTTTTGAAAGGATTCATATCTTTTCAAATACCTTTAGGGAATAGTATACTGGCGCTAATTGCCGGTGTTTCTCTAAGTCTCTTCGCTTCGTGGATTTCTAGTGCTACAGCGAGTAAAATAAATATTATATCAACACTCAAAGAAGGTTGA
- a CDS encoding CPBP family intramembrane glutamic endopeptidase, with protein MEYGFWLVIIFTIFYEPIIGYFDFQKFKVDIKENQNARLKYYINTIIGLWVPTIFILLLVFISDLTLNDIGLSIPSINTDILGSFVTYSVFAIAFLYLVGILYYSIGYQFSDKIRTKFAQTKEKEWENVNFSIILPITKKEKRLWSYVSLIAGVTEEIIYRGFLLFALSYLFPNFSIWLIIMFSSLLFGLAHTYQGFTIGVLRTTVVGVIFSVLYIGISSILPLIVLHFLIDYVAKLGDVKAQN; from the coding sequence ATGGAGTATGGTTTTTGGTTAGTAATCATCTTCACAATATTTTACGAGCCAATTATCGGATATTTTGATTTCCAAAAATTTAAAGTGGATATAAAAGAAAATCAAAACGCGAGATTGAAATATTATATAAATACAATAATTGGTCTATGGGTTCCTACCATCTTCATTTTATTATTAGTTTTTATCTCAGATCTCACTTTAAATGATATTGGATTGTCTATTCCCAGTATTAACACTGATATCTTAGGATCATTCGTTACGTATTCTGTATTTGCTATTGCTTTCCTTTATTTAGTTGGCATCTTATACTATTCTATTGGCTATCAATTTAGCGATAAGATTAGAACTAAATTTGCACAAACAAAAGAGAAGGAATGGGAAAATGTCAATTTTTCAATAATACTACCCATTACTAAAAAAGAAAAAAGATTATGGAGTTATGTTTCGTTAATAGCAGGAGTTACCGAAGAAATAATTTATAGAGGTTTTCTACTCTTCGCTTTAAGTTATTTATTTCCTAATTTCTCGATTTGGTTAATTATAATGTTTTCTTCCCTATTGTTCGGATTAGCTCACACTTATCAAGGCTTTACAATTGGGGTATTACGAACAACTGTTGTTGGAGTAATATTTTCAGTTCTATATATTGGAATCAGTTCAATTTTGCCACTTATCGTCCTTCATTTTTTGATAGACTATGTAGCAAAGTTAGGTGATGTAAAAGCACAAAATTAA
- a CDS encoding class I SAM-dependent methyltransferase gives MGIFKKFALQFGKPEGMLGGIAGRLMASTNVEKNKWTISLLNIQSSDYVLEIGFGPGIATELVSKVIHDGHYVGIDYSDVMLRQARKRNKKALQEGKVTLKLEEVSNISPSDLKFDTVFSVNSIIFWEDPVNSLKRIRKVMKPKGLIALTVLPYMKGATEETSIKLGSDISQYLKQAGFSTIKTELKEMKPVAAICVLGVNQ, from the coding sequence ATGGGGATTTTTAAAAAATTTGCTTTACAGTTTGGGAAGCCAGAAGGGATGTTAGGCGGCATTGCAGGTAGATTAATGGCATCCACAAATGTTGAAAAAAACAAGTGGACCATTTCATTGTTAAATATTCAAAGTTCGGATTACGTCTTGGAAATTGGTTTCGGGCCAGGGATTGCAACTGAACTAGTTTCAAAAGTTATTCACGACGGGCATTATGTTGGAATTGATTATTCAGATGTCATGTTACGGCAAGCAAGAAAAAGAAATAAAAAGGCGCTGCAAGAAGGAAAAGTCACATTAAAACTGGAGGAAGTTAGTAATATATCTCCATCTGATCTCAAGTTTGACACAGTGTTTTCAGTTAATTCCATTATTTTTTGGGAGGACCCCGTTAACTCATTGAAGAGAATACGCAAAGTGATGAAACCAAAAGGTCTAATCGCCTTAACGGTCCTTCCATACATGAAAGGCGCGACGGAAGAAACATCAATAAAACTAGGGAGCGATATCAGTCAGTATCTAAAACAAGCAGGGTTTTCTACTATTAAAACGGAATTAAAGGAAATGAAACCCGTTGCCGCGATATGTGTACTTGGAGTTAATCAATAA
- a CDS encoding YpoC family protein, with product MPNDGKRIDKEVLSPYFAEWETKRETIEALYAQKDKRAAEMMREAVGMYERLLELGGVQTDARSGREGYRLSPLNGGERLEFVKAKLASHYAFVQLDALFGEMKKKAARLAISLK from the coding sequence GTGCCGAATGACGGGAAGCGGATCGACAAGGAGGTCCTTTCCCCGTATTTTGCAGAGTGGGAAACAAAGCGGGAGACGATTGAGGCATTGTATGCACAGAAAGACAAACGAGCCGCGGAAATGATGCGAGAAGCGGTTGGAATGTATGAACGGCTGCTCGAACTGGGTGGTGTGCAGACCGATGCGCGGAGCGGGCGGGAAGGCTACCGATTATCCCCATTAAACGGAGGCGAACGCCTGGAATTCGTGAAGGCGAAACTCGCCAGTCACTATGCGTTTGTACAACTGGACGCATTGTTCGGGGAAATGAAGAAGAAGGCAGCGCGGCTGGCCATAAGTTTAAAATAA
- a CDS encoding pyridoxal phosphate-dependent aminotransferase, with protein sequence MTKTLASRVNTLSPSTTLAITAKAKEMKESGIDVIGLGAGEPDYNTPDNIIEAAYRSMKEGKTKYTPSGGLPALKDAIIAKLKKDQGLDYARNEIMIGIGAKHVLYTLFQVILDPSDEVIIPTPYWVSYPEQVKLAGGKPVYVEATAESQFKVTADQIRKAITEKTKAVVINSPGNPTGMIYTEDELQEIAKVCQEKDIWIISDEIYEKLVYGDAKHVSIAQLSDDAKQRTLIINGVSKSHSMTGWRIGYIAGDAAVVSAMTDLASHSTSNPTTTSQYATLEAYNGPQDAVETMRQAFESRLNQIMPKLSAIPGFKVIKPQGAFYLLPEVSEAVEKTGFANVDDFAKALLEKANVAVIPGSGFGSPTTIRLSYATSIDLLEEAVRRIHAFVEENWKA encoded by the coding sequence ATGACAAAAACATTGGCATCCAGAGTAAATACGCTTTCACCTTCGACGACGCTGGCTATCACGGCGAAAGCTAAAGAGATGAAAGAGTCGGGAATCGATGTCATCGGGCTAGGCGCAGGGGAACCGGATTATAATACACCGGACAACATCATTGAAGCGGCCTACCGATCGATGAAAGAAGGGAAAACGAAATATACGCCTTCAGGCGGGCTCCCGGCGTTGAAGGATGCCATCATCGCAAAACTGAAGAAAGATCAAGGGCTCGATTACGCGCGCAATGAAATCATGATCGGAATCGGCGCAAAACATGTCCTTTATACATTATTCCAAGTCATCCTCGATCCGAGTGATGAAGTGATCATTCCGACCCCGTATTGGGTCAGCTATCCGGAACAGGTGAAGCTTGCGGGCGGCAAGCCGGTTTACGTGGAAGCGACGGCCGAGTCGCAATTCAAAGTGACGGCCGATCAAATCCGCAAGGCCATCACGGAGAAAACGAAAGCGGTCGTCATCAATTCACCGGGCAATCCGACAGGGATGATCTATACAGAAGACGAACTGCAAGAGATTGCGAAAGTGTGCCAAGAGAAAGACATTTGGATCATCTCGGACGAAATCTACGAGAAATTAGTATATGGCGACGCGAAGCATGTGTCCATCGCCCAATTATCGGATGATGCGAAACAACGGACGTTAATCATCAACGGCGTTTCCAAATCGCACTCCATGACGGGCTGGCGGATCGGCTATATCGCGGGCGATGCGGCAGTGGTGAGCGCCATGACGGACCTTGCGAGCCACTCGACGTCCAATCCGACGACGACCTCTCAATATGCGACGTTGGAAGCCTACAACGGCCCGCAAGATGCAGTCGAAACGATGAGACAAGCATTCGAATCCCGGTTGAACCAAATCATGCCGAAGCTGTCGGCCATTCCTGGCTTTAAAGTGATCAAACCGCAAGGCGCTTTCTACTTGCTTCCGGAAGTTTCGGAAGCAGTGGAAAAAACAGGGTTTGCCAACGTCGACGACTTTGCGAAAGCGTTGCTGGAAAAAGCGAATGTGGCTGTCATTCCAGGATCCGGGTTCGGTTCCCCGACGACCATCCGTTTGTCCTATGCGACATCGATCGACCTGCTGGAAGAGGCGGTCCGCCGCATCCATGCGTTTGTGGAAGAGAACTGGAAAGCTTGA
- the nth gene encoding endonuclease III has translation MLTKKQWEYCLEQFGEMFPEAHCELVHANPFELLIATLLSAQCTDVLVNRVTADLFKKYKTPEDYLAVETAELENDIRSIGLYRNKAKNIRALSQLLIDEYGGIVPPNRDVLMTFPGVGRKTANVVVSNAFGIPAMAVDTHVERVAKRLGMNRWKDSPLAVEEKIMRWTPREQWTDTHHRIIFFGRYHCKAQNPNCPECPLLPLCREGKKRMKERAE, from the coding sequence ATGTTGACGAAAAAACAATGGGAATATTGCCTGGAACAATTCGGGGAAATGTTCCCGGAGGCGCATTGCGAACTCGTGCATGCGAATCCGTTTGAGTTGCTCATCGCTACGCTGTTATCCGCCCAATGCACAGATGTGCTGGTGAACCGGGTGACGGCGGATTTATTCAAAAAATATAAGACGCCGGAGGATTATTTGGCGGTTGAGACGGCGGAGCTGGAAAATGATATCCGTTCAATCGGCCTCTATCGCAACAAGGCGAAAAACATCCGGGCGCTCAGCCAATTGCTGATTGACGAATACGGGGGCATTGTGCCGCCGAACCGGGATGTGCTCATGACGTTCCCGGGCGTGGGGCGCAAGACAGCCAATGTCGTTGTCTCGAACGCATTTGGAATTCCTGCGATGGCGGTCGATACGCACGTGGAACGGGTGGCGAAACGGCTCGGCATGAACCGCTGGAAAGACTCGCCGCTTGCCGTCGAGGAGAAAATCATGCGCTGGACGCCGCGGGAGCAATGGACCGATACGCATCATCGGATCATTTTCTTCGGGCGTTACCACTGCAAGGCGCAAAATCCCAACTGTCCGGAATGCCCGCTGTTGCCGCTCTGCCGGGAAGGGAAGAAGAGGATGAAAGAACGTGCCGAATGA
- the ltrA gene encoding group II intron reverse transcriptase/maturase, with protein sequence MERQDGIDLIDKVVDINNLFNACKKVKANKGAPGVDEMTVDELLGHVAKYRTQLIRKLKDGSYEPLPVKRVEIPKLDGSMRKLGIPCVRDRMVQQAIYQVIGKIIDPHFSERSYGFRPKRNQHQAIKQSITYYEQGYRVVVDCDLKSYFDTINHQKLMEYLKEFINDKIVLKLIWKFLKSGILEDGLISPTEEGAPQGGVLSPILSNVYLNQLDRELERRGHKFVRFADDFCIYVKSRRAGERVLESITKFLEHDLKLTVNQEKSKVGSPVKLKFLGFCLHSTSKGVGCRPHHSAKSRFKSKLKKITKRNRPGRFDEIAKEINQVTIGWINYYGIGFMKSFIKSMAQWLNHRLRQLIWKRWKKIWTKYRQLRRLGILHEEAWKVSNSRKGYWRVSKSETLHKAIKAETLTKWGLKDLNHLYERRYLSY encoded by the coding sequence ATGGAGCGACAGGATGGTATCGATTTGATTGATAAAGTAGTCGACATCAACAACCTCTTTAACGCTTGTAAGAAAGTGAAGGCAAATAAAGGGGCGCCGGGTGTCGATGAAATGACAGTAGATGAACTTTTAGGTCATGTAGCCAAATACCGAACCCAACTTATTAGAAAGCTGAAAGACGGTTCGTACGAACCACTGCCAGTAAAACGTGTTGAAATTCCAAAGTTAGATGGGTCAATGCGAAAACTCGGCATACCGTGTGTACGGGATCGAATGGTTCAACAAGCCATCTATCAGGTGATTGGTAAAATCATTGACCCTCATTTTTCGGAGAGGAGCTATGGTTTTCGTCCAAAACGGAATCAGCATCAAGCCATTAAGCAATCCATCACATATTATGAACAAGGTTATAGAGTGGTAGTCGATTGTGATTTAAAAAGCTACTTCGACACCATTAATCATCAGAAGCTGATGGAATATCTAAAAGAGTTCATAAACGACAAGATTGTCCTAAAGTTGATATGGAAGTTTCTAAAGAGTGGCATCCTTGAAGATGGACTTATCAGTCCAACAGAAGAAGGTGCTCCGCAAGGTGGCGTACTCTCCCCGATTCTTAGCAATGTCTATTTGAATCAATTAGATAGGGAACTTGAAAGACGGGGGCATAAATTCGTACGATTTGCGGATGATTTCTGCATATACGTGAAAAGCAGGCGAGCAGGGGAACGTGTTTTGGAAAGCATTACAAAGTTCCTTGAACATGATTTGAAGCTGACAGTGAACCAAGAAAAGAGCAAGGTGGGTTCTCCGGTCAAACTCAAGTTCCTCGGTTTCTGCCTCCATTCCACATCTAAAGGTGTGGGTTGTAGACCACATCACTCCGCAAAAAGTCGATTCAAATCAAAATTAAAGAAAATCACCAAACGGAATCGCCCGGGCCGCTTTGACGAGATTGCCAAAGAAATCAACCAAGTGACAATAGGTTGGATAAACTACTATGGAATTGGCTTTATGAAAAGTTTTATCAAATCCATGGCACAATGGCTGAACCATCGGTTACGTCAACTGATATGGAAACGTTGGAAGAAGATATGGACAAAATACCGTCAGTTACGAAGGCTGGGAATTTTACATGAAGAAGCTTGGAAAGTATCAAATTCCCGAAAGGGATATTGGAGAGTCTCCAAAAGCGAAACTCTACATAAAGCAATCAAAGCAGAAACGCTCACCAAGTGGGGTCTGAAAGACCTGAATCACTTGTATGAGCGTCGATACTTAAGTTATTGA
- a CDS encoding DnaD domain-containing protein: MQHEERLRIWIEQGNVQVSQLFFHHYKSLGIKDLDAMLVLQMTSFQMEGNRFPTPADFSDRMELTENEVSQILQRLMQNGFLQIDQGKDVDGVLIETFTLQPLWNRLVDHVMLSACDTVEEQKKEEEGEIFTLFEQEFGRLLSPMECESITMWLDEDGHSVEIIRAALKEAVLAQKMSLRYIDRILFEWKKKNVKTLADVERQTKSFRSVSGTRTPQFQQQIQVKRVPFYNWLEERE, encoded by the coding sequence ATGCAGCACGAAGAACGGCTCCGAATTTGGATTGAGCAGGGGAATGTACAAGTTTCTCAGCTTTTTTTTCACCATTATAAAAGCTTGGGAATCAAAGACTTGGACGCGATGCTCGTTTTGCAGATGACTTCATTTCAGATGGAGGGCAATCGATTTCCGACCCCTGCCGATTTTTCGGACCGGATGGAGTTGACGGAAAATGAGGTTTCGCAAATTTTGCAGCGGCTCATGCAGAACGGGTTTCTTCAAATCGACCAAGGCAAGGACGTGGACGGTGTCTTGATTGAAACGTTCACATTGCAGCCGCTCTGGAATCGCCTGGTCGATCACGTAATGCTGAGTGCATGCGATACGGTGGAGGAGCAGAAGAAAGAGGAAGAGGGCGAAATTTTCACGTTGTTCGAGCAGGAATTCGGACGGCTGTTGTCACCGATGGAATGCGAATCGATTACGATGTGGCTCGATGAAGACGGCCATTCCGTGGAAATCATCCGGGCGGCGCTGAAGGAAGCGGTCCTTGCCCAGAAAATGAGTTTGCGGTATATTGACCGGATTTTATTCGAATGGAAAAAGAAGAATGTCAAAACATTGGCGGATGTCGAACGGCAGACGAAATCGTTTCGTAGCGTGAGCGGGACACGAACTCCGCAGTTTCAACAGCAAATCCAGGTCAAGCGCGTACCTTTTTATAATTGGTTGGAAGAACGGGAGTAG